A genomic segment from Gammaproteobacteria bacterium encodes:
- a CDS encoding YtoQ family protein, whose translation MPLWTVYLSGEIHTDWRERIAQGCKAAGLDVELLSPVTDHAASDDCGEAILGEEAEPFWRDHKGAKINAIRTRSFLERADIVVVRFGDKYRQWNAAFDAGYAAALGKPLIVLHDPELTHALKEVDGAALATASEPEQVVEILRYVST comes from the coding sequence ATGCCTTTGTGGACCGTTTATCTTTCCGGAGAAATTCATACCGACTGGCGCGAACGCATCGCCCAGGGCTGCAAAGCGGCGGGTCTCGATGTCGAGCTGCTCTCCCCGGTGACCGATCATGCGGCCAGCGACGATTGCGGTGAGGCGATCCTGGGTGAAGAGGCCGAGCCGTTCTGGCGTGATCACAAGGGGGCGAAGATCAACGCCATCCGTACGCGCAGCTTCCTCGAACGAGCGGATATCGTGGTGGTGCGTTTCGGCGACAAATATCGTCAGTGGAACGCCGCCTTCGATGCCGGGTACGCGGCGGCACTGGGCAAGCCGCTGATCGTCCTGCACGACCCCGAGCTGACCCACGCCCTCAAGGAGGTCGACGGCGCCGCGCTCGCGACCGCGAGCGAGCCGGAACAGGTGGTGGAAATCCTGCGCTACGTCAGTACCTGA